The genomic window GGACACCCTCTACTGTTTTAACTACTGACTTATCTACTCCTCTTTGAATTTGTTGTATATTATCTCCATAAAGACCTGCCCGTGCTCCAATCATAAACCATTCAAATTCCCCTCCTTCTAAATCAATACCTTCTATTAATCTATTTTCACTTATAGCATAAGTTGAGTTCCATGGATATGATTTAAATAATGGATCAGAAGACATAAACCTATTAATCCTAGGATCGTACATCCTTAAAGAGAAGTTTACACTATTCCCTTCCCCTTTAATTTCATCGTCCATCTCTTGACCTTGGAAGCCGTATCTATAATCTGAAGAGT from Aquimarina sp. ERC-38 includes these protein-coding regions:
- a CDS encoding RHS repeat domain-containing protein, producing the protein MLQQVGIEQNRLYRCYALTNHLGNVLSVVTDRKIVGNDGNYLPDVVAYNDYYPGGMLLPGRHGNSSDYRYGFQGQEMDDEIKGEGNSVNFSLRMYDPRINRFMSSDPLFKSYPWNSTYAISENRLIEGIDLEGGEFEWFMIGARAGLYGDNIQQIQRGVDKSVVKTVEGVQGVIRACLNKILINYLILLRMI